The uncultured Hyphomonas sp. genome includes a region encoding these proteins:
- a CDS encoding DUF1674 domain-containing protein: protein MASDDKAVIPALTEEEIERRKALPEAARRALEEADARKAREAADAAALPEDEHGGPKSIEPTRFGDWERKGIAYDF, encoded by the coding sequence ATGGCCAGCGATGACAAAGCTGTAATCCCTGCCCTGACGGAAGAGGAAATCGAGCGCCGCAAGGCGTTGCCGGAAGCAGCCCGCCGTGCGCTTGAAGAAGCCGATGCCCGCAAGGCCAGGGAGGCCGCCGACGCGGCCGCCCTGCCGGAAGACGAGCATGGCGGACCAAAGAGCATCGAGCCGACCCGGTTCGGGGATTGGGAACGCAAAGGCATCGCCTACGATTTCTAG